A stretch of the Pangasianodon hypophthalmus isolate fPanHyp1 chromosome 28, fPanHyp1.pri, whole genome shotgun sequence genome encodes the following:
- the LOC113544300 gene encoding uncharacterized protein LOC113544300 isoform X3, whose protein sequence is MVGESGAVGVGVRPGPVCWRCGEDHYHMMEIGVLAEIPDTPQATPDRARSCRIPVGVQGGTTHWWIRAVTRPQFTNALFEPEDPSISARIPACLSDILDWMKERHLKLNLAIPAYPSFNHNLTAQLGSTTIKPTRTARNLRVIFDDHLNFPDHISTAQSCRFILYNIKKIRPYLTDHATQLAHVHVISKLDYCNTLLLGLPASSIKPLQMIENATPCFQPAQKDPCHTPLHLPPLASCIRLYQFKAMMLTYKTLSGTAPPYLNTLLEV, encoded by the exons ATG gTGGGTGAATCAGGGGCCGTAGGTGTGGGAGTAAGGCCTGGTCCAGTGTGCTGGCGCTGTGGAGAGGACCACTACCACATGATGGAGATAGGGGTGTTGGCCGAGATCCCCGACACGCCGCAGGCCACCCCTGATCGAGCCAGGTCGTGCCGCATACCGGTGGGTGTTCAAGGGGGTACCACGCACTGGTGGATTCGGGCTGTAACCAGACCTCAATTCACAAATGCCTTGTTTGAG CCTGAAGATCCATCGATCTCAGCCCGCATCCCTGCATGCCTGTCTGACATCTTAGACTGGATGAAGGAACGCCACCTTAAGCTTAACTTGGCAATCCCTGCCTACCCCTCATTCAACCACAACCTCACCGCACAGCTAGGCTCAACCACAATCAAGCCAACCAGGACAGCCAGAAACCTTAGGGTGATTTTCGATGACCATTTGAACTTTCCAGACCACATTTCAACTGCACAGTCCTGTAGGTTCATTCTGTATAACATCAAGAAAATCAGACCCTATCTCACTGATCATGCCACACAGCTAGCCCATGTTCATGTTATTTCaaaactggactactgcaacacACTACTCCTGGGCCTCCCAGCCAGCTCCATCAAACCCCTTCAGATGATTGAGAATGCAACACCTTGTTTTCAACCAGCCCAAAAGGACCCATGTCATACCCCTCTTCatctccctccactggcttcttGTATCCGCCTGTATCAATTCAAGGCCATGATGCTCACATACAAAACCTTGTCTGGAACAGCACCCCCTTACCTCAACACTCTCCTTGAGGTTTAA
- the LOC113544300 gene encoding uncharacterized protein LOC113544300 isoform X2 translates to MGGFAMGWPHPRRVPSAFPYADLPRAWPTFPPPSSPSVSVSSLPQVGESGAVGVGVRPGPVCWRCGEDHYHMMEIGVLAEIPDTPQATPDRARSCRIPPEDPSISARIPACLSDILDWMKERHLKLNLAIPAYPSFNHNLTAQLGSTTIKPTRTARNLRVIFDDHLNFPDHISTAQSCRFILYNIKKIRPYLTDHATQLAHVHVISKLDYCNTLLLGLPASSIKPLQMIENATPCFQPAQKDPCHTPLHLPPLASCIRLYQFKAMMLTYKTLSGTAPPYLNTLLEV, encoded by the exons ATGGGTGGTTTTGCAATGGGTTGGCCACACCCCAGAAGAGTACCATCAGCGTTTCCATACGCTGACCTTCCACGAGCTTGGCCGACTTTCCCTCCCCCTTCCTCTCCCTCAGtgtctgtctcctctctccctcaggTGGGTGAATCAGGGGCCGTAGGTGTGGGAGTAAGGCCTGGTCCAGTGTGCTGGCGCTGTGGAGAGGACCACTACCACATGATGGAGATAGGGGTGTTGGCCGAGATCCCCGACACGCCGCAGGCCACCCCTGATCGAGCCAGGTCGTGCCGCATACCG CCTGAAGATCCATCGATCTCAGCCCGCATCCCTGCATGCCTGTCTGACATCTTAGACTGGATGAAGGAACGCCACCTTAAGCTTAACTTGGCAATCCCTGCCTACCCCTCATTCAACCACAACCTCACCGCACAGCTAGGCTCAACCACAATCAAGCCAACCAGGACAGCCAGAAACCTTAGGGTGATTTTCGATGACCATTTGAACTTTCCAGACCACATTTCAACTGCACAGTCCTGTAGGTTCATTCTGTATAACATCAAGAAAATCAGACCCTATCTCACTGATCATGCCACACAGCTAGCCCATGTTCATGTTATTTCaaaactggactactgcaacacACTACTCCTGGGCCTCCCAGCCAGCTCCATCAAACCCCTTCAGATGATTGAGAATGCAACACCTTGTTTTCAACCAGCCCAAAAGGACCCATGTCATACCCCTCTTCatctccctccactggcttcttGTATCCGCCTGTATCAATTCAAGGCCATGATGCTCACATACAAAACCTTGTCTGGAACAGCACCCCCTTACCTCAACACTCTCCTTGAGGTTTAA
- the LOC113544300 gene encoding uncharacterized protein LOC113544300 isoform X1: MGGFAMGWPHPRRVPSAFPYADLPRAWPTFPPPSSPSVSVSSLPQVGESGAVGVGVRPGPVCWRCGEDHYHMMEIGVLAEIPDTPQATPDRARSCRIPVGVQGGTTHWWIRAVTRPQFTNALFEPEDPSISARIPACLSDILDWMKERHLKLNLAIPAYPSFNHNLTAQLGSTTIKPTRTARNLRVIFDDHLNFPDHISTAQSCRFILYNIKKIRPYLTDHATQLAHVHVISKLDYCNTLLLGLPASSIKPLQMIENATPCFQPAQKDPCHTPLHLPPLASCIRLYQFKAMMLTYKTLSGTAPPYLNTLLEV, from the exons ATGGGTGGTTTTGCAATGGGTTGGCCACACCCCAGAAGAGTACCATCAGCGTTTCCATACGCTGACCTTCCACGAGCTTGGCCGACTTTCCCTCCCCCTTCCTCTCCCTCAGtgtctgtctcctctctccctcaggTGGGTGAATCAGGGGCCGTAGGTGTGGGAGTAAGGCCTGGTCCAGTGTGCTGGCGCTGTGGAGAGGACCACTACCACATGATGGAGATAGGGGTGTTGGCCGAGATCCCCGACACGCCGCAGGCCACCCCTGATCGAGCCAGGTCGTGCCGCATACCGGTGGGTGTTCAAGGGGGTACCACGCACTGGTGGATTCGGGCTGTAACCAGACCTCAATTCACAAATGCCTTGTTTGAG CCTGAAGATCCATCGATCTCAGCCCGCATCCCTGCATGCCTGTCTGACATCTTAGACTGGATGAAGGAACGCCACCTTAAGCTTAACTTGGCAATCCCTGCCTACCCCTCATTCAACCACAACCTCACCGCACAGCTAGGCTCAACCACAATCAAGCCAACCAGGACAGCCAGAAACCTTAGGGTGATTTTCGATGACCATTTGAACTTTCCAGACCACATTTCAACTGCACAGTCCTGTAGGTTCATTCTGTATAACATCAAGAAAATCAGACCCTATCTCACTGATCATGCCACACAGCTAGCCCATGTTCATGTTATTTCaaaactggactactgcaacacACTACTCCTGGGCCTCCCAGCCAGCTCCATCAAACCCCTTCAGATGATTGAGAATGCAACACCTTGTTTTCAACCAGCCCAAAAGGACCCATGTCATACCCCTCTTCatctccctccactggcttcttGTATCCGCCTGTATCAATTCAAGGCCATGATGCTCACATACAAAACCTTGTCTGGAACAGCACCCCCTTACCTCAACACTCTCCTTGAGGTTTAA
- the LOC113544297 gene encoding 5-hydroxytryptamine receptor 1D — protein MAIPGNIWLDASEPFLGEMRISWRNSTSSVMSFSPRGKLLLEVLMVLMCVGAVTGNILVIMIVVATKTFHCVTSVLIINLAISDFLVGIGVMPFVAVSIMNNGWVNCTDLCLYVGYTSSVYCSASVLTLAAIALDRYYSIVDCLHYNSRCTAWRTGAAVLWIWLQAMLTSCPPLLGWSNISFVSPMYSCAVNWASSPSYTVFMAALCFLLPAIVILFCYVKIVRVAQHHAHRIHSLQQHFQHSRGHHISSPFESSHQCSAVDLEMHDPSRLVYYVSGRFVSESQFNVPHPKADLTGESTSELEGKSSSRLSSQRLHTFLAHLQGGSTLQNSHPQQHGVVRLFMVIAAFFLCWTPYIGVALVQATETALSRSASQVPPAAVTFSYWLVLFNSDINPLLYALLSKRFQGALQNLRKKIQARLGIVQRAEEGRTDGERRRFTTPTNVISSVTDQHRQDSGPHQNGSVYSSVFTMNTTFPRSYKPEANEVLLPGSMLSSSSFSTSSSSGSLCHKCSRNTPGKSECLQVPSKPKGWDKLHSTPVIKERHSTFFYGQIAVRVEQEIC, from the exons ATGGCCATACCAGGCAACATATGGTTGGATGCCAGCGAGCCTTTCCTGGGTGAAATGCGAATCTCGTGGAGAAACTCGACGAGTTCCGTGATGTCTTTTTCTCCGCGTGGGAAGCTGCTGCTGGAGGTGCTCATGGTGCTCATGTGTGTCGGCGCAGTGACGG GAAATATCCTGGTCATCATGATTGTGGTGGCAACAAAGACATTCCACTGTGTGACGTCTGTGCTCATTATTAATTTGGCAATCAGTGACTTCCTGGTTGGCATTGGTGTCATGCCATTTGTGGCCGTTTCTATCATGAATAATGGATGGGTGAACTGCACT GATTTATGTCTTTACGTGGGTTACACCTCCTCCGTCTACTGCAGTGCTTCAGTCCTAACACTTGCAGCTATCGCTTTGGATCGCTATTACTCCATTGTAGACTGTCTGCACTATAATTCACGCTGTACTGCATGGCGAACTGGTGCAGCTGTACTATGGATCTGGCTGCAGGCCATGCTCACCAGTTGTCCACCTCTGCTAGGCTGGAGTAACATCAGCTTTGTGAGCCCTATGTATAGCTGTGCTGTCAACTGGGCTAGCAGTCCCAGTTATACAGTCTTCATGGCAGCTCTCTGCTTTCTCCTTCCTGCCATAGTCATTCTCTTTTGCTATGTGAAGATTGTGCGAGTAGCCCAGCACCATGCTCACAGGATCCACAGCCTTCAGCAGCACTTTCAACACAGCAGGGGCCACCACATATCTTCACCATTCGAATCATCCCACCAGTGTTCAGCTGTGGACCTGGAAATGCATGACCCGTCCAGGCTTGTGTACTATGTAAGTGGGAGGTTTGTATCAGAATCTCAATTCAATGTTCCTCATCCTAAAGCAGATCTAACAGGAGAATCAACTTCAGAACTTGAAGGGAAAAGCAGCTCCAGACTTTCCAGTCAACGTCTACATACCTTCCTTGCTCATCTCCAGGGTGGTAGCACTCTGCAGAACAGTCATCCCCAGCAACATGGTGTTGTGAGGCTTTTCATGGTTATTGCTGCCTTCTTCCTGTGCTGGACACCTTACATTGGAGTTGCTCTGGTGCAGGCTACTGAGACTGCCCTCTCCCGATCAGCGAGCCAAGTGCCACCTGCTGCTGTCACTTTCTCTTACTGGCTTGTGCTTTTCAACTCAGACATCAACCCATTACTGTATGCTCTACTCAGCAAGCGATTCCAGGGGGCATTGCAGAACCTCAGGAAGAAGATTCAGGCCAGGCTGGGTATAGTTCAAAGGGCAGAAGAGGGAAGAACAGATGGAGAAAGGCGAAGGTTCACAACTCCCACAAATGTAATATCCAGTGTCACAGATCAGCATCGCCAAGATAGTGGACCCCATCAGAATGGGTCTGTGTACTCCTCTGTTTTCACAATGAATACAACTTTTCCCAGAAGCTATAAGCCAGAAGCAAATGAAGTCCTTCTGCCAGGGAGTATGTTATCATCATCTTCCTTTTCTACTTCTTCCTCTTCTGGTTCCCTTTGTCATAAGTGCAGCAGAAATACCCCAGGAAAGTCAGAATGCCTGCAGGTTCCCTCCAAGCCAAAAGGGTGGGACAAACTACACAGTACCCCTGTAATCAAGGAGAGacattcaacttttttttatggCCAGATTGCAGTACGAGTGGAACAGGAAATTTGCTGA